A stretch of DNA from Acropora palmata chromosome 12, jaAcrPala1.3, whole genome shotgun sequence:
CAAAGGAAATATAGGATCACTGCCTCTAAAGCTTACCGTTGTGCCTCGCTTAAAGAGTCCACATCACCAACAAAAGCAGTAGAAGAAGTTTTGTGTTACAAGGAAGTTTACTCTACCAAGGCAATGAAAGATGGTCTCAACCAGGAGCCAGTTATTGTCAATGAATAtaccaaagagaaagagaaTAATGGTGTAAGTGTTGTTGTCAAGGATTGTGGCTTTTTTGTGAGTTCAGCATGTGGTTTTCTTGGTGCAAGTCCTGATGGCTTGATAACTGAACATGATGGCAACACGGAATCAACTGGTTTGTTGGAAATGAAGTTTATTCAGCTTAATGACTCAGAAACACTAACAGATGCACTACTAAGAAAGAGAATTTGTGTCTCTATTAATGACTGTGTTAAGGTTAACACAAAACACAAGTATTACTATCAAGTCCAACACCAGATGTTTGTAACAGGCAAAACATGGACTGATTTTGTAGTCAAAGGTTCATTGGATAACTCATTGTATATAGAAAGAGTTGAGTTCAATTCTGTTTTTTGGGCTGAGGTTCTGCCTAAGCTTAAGTCATTTTTTAATAAGTACATGCTTCCAGAAATTGTGTATCCTAGTATAAAGTATGGTCAGGCCAGACGAATTTTATGTATGGAAACAGTTGTTAGACAAATGTGATGTATCACATCATAATGAAATTGGAtgattgtaaatatttttttattatcatcatcaacattacaactagataataataatgatgataagaGTTTCCAGCTTTATTTATGACTCACACTTATGATAACTGACTAGCTAATTAATTCCTATTTCACTATTTACTGATTActttttactattttcaaacatGAGCAATTATCACAAAGTTTCTGAAAACAGGTGTAAATACACAACTATAGAAAAGTACTGAAAATATATACAGGTTTAATGACTAGACTACACTCTTTTGATTAAATATTTTGATAAGAAGAATAAGTTAAGATATTAAAGGGGGTAAAAAATTGGTGAATGCagataaaacaacaacaatgtctCAAGCCAGTGAAGCCGATGTAATGGTAAGTTTCCTGTCCAAGATATGCCAGTTCTTAATTCGCTCCATGCACCTTTCCACATGAACCCGTAGACTTGcaactttcttgttgtgtGCTGCCTCTTCCttgttgaattgttttttgccTGGTAGAAATTTGGGCAGAACCAATGTTACTCCAACAGATGCTAATTCATCTTTAATTAAGAATCCTTTGTCTGCCATGATTTCATCCCCAGGTTGCAAGATTTCCAGCAGACCACTTTTCTTGACTATCTCCTTATCTGATATGCTTCCTGGGTACAGCTCACTGGCAAATACTGTGACTCCACTTGCAGTTATACCAATCAATGCCTTCATTGTTGTTCTTGACTTATACTGTGAATAGCATGCAGACTGGTTATCAAGAGAGGATGGCCTTTCCATTTCAAATTCTGTACAATCAATAATCAGTGCTGTCTTGGGGTAGTGCAGTTTGAAGATAGGAGGCATATGTTGTCTCAGAACTTCTCTGGGTGGCAAGCAGATTAAAGGCTCAAGCTCTACTCTCAAGAACCTGATCCAAGTTCTGAATATCAAAGATACAGTGTTCTCACTGACTTTGAATCGATAAGCCAGATATTGGTTAAACAGACCAAGTCGTAGTTTCACTAATACCATTATGAACTCTTGAAAGTTTGACAACTTTCTTCGTCTTCCAATCTTTCCATCATCTCTTTGCTTCACATAAGATCCATAATTTAGATTCTTTGAAGACTCTTCAACGATGCTGTAGCATAGCATCAATGTTTCATAATCACTAAAGCCTGTGTAGaatgaaatatcactcgcacTATCCTTGAAATTATCAATGTCAAATCTAAATTCTTGCAACTAATGGTTTAGCTGATTCACCTCTTTTGTCAGTCTTTCGATGGTGTGATTCAATTCAAGAATAGTACTCTCGTGTTGCTTGATGTCAATAAAGTCAAACACTTCTGTTTGTGTTCCGTGATCAACAAACGATGGTTGGTGTGCAGAACAGTGTTCCTTCGTCAACAAATACAGTGAATGGTTCTTCATttatatttgttgttgttgtttccatTTCCATGGCACTCGGTTCACTTTGCTGCAGattttgtctttgtaatgGCTCTTTTCTGATAAGCTGCCTTCgactttcttttgctttaGTCCATGGAAATATTGAGGGCAAATTGTCTGGATTCATTTTCCTCCCACCTTCGAAATGCTCGGAGCAAATCCTTGTGTTGTCGCTGTTGAGTTTTAGTGTTTTGTTTCGAATCAAGCGAACATATTCCGTTCTAAGTTGACTATCTTTGGGAATCCTGTAATATTGAAGCCCAGTAGAATTTCTAAAGTTGTTGAAGCACCCAGGGACACAGCAATTTACAGGTTTGGGCATTCTAAAAGCAGTTTTTCTTTCGCAGTTCTTGTTTGTGGTTTAAagtcaatcaatcagtcaGAAAATGGCTGTCTACCCAAGCTATCTCCAGGCCTAACGTGGCCATGCTAGTGCCCAGGGCACCACTCGATTTTGTAGCGGAGAATTGCAATGCATGACTCAAGGAGCATCAactatataattattaaaacaagaatATACGTTTGAGACTCTGAACCATATAAAGATTGCCAAACAAAACTAGCTACCTCGAAAAGTACTAAAAATCTAACGAAATGAGGTGATTGCGTTATCATAATTAATCAGTAACTGTGATTAAGACTCCAGAGATTAAACGACACTCCAAGGCCACAGCTACTGAATAGTCAACAGAAACAATAAGCCTAATGCCTTGCATTATCAATCATTTTCATGCGTTTGCTGTCAAGGGATGCTCTTCTTTTTTGCCAAGTTTCCATTTCACCTTGTGCAGTCTTCATCTTTTTGTGGGCAATCTCCAGTAAGCCTTGAGAAACAGTCACTTCATTAAAATCTTTGGACTTGACTGCATCTGCCAACCTTTGATTGGCTTCACTTAACAAGACTTCAGCAGCCTTCAGCTTGAACTGGTGCTCCTCGTGCTCCTTCTGCAGATCTTTTTCAGTCTGCTTAAGTTTACGCTTCTTCTCTTGAAATGCCTTTTCCTCTGCTAGCTGCTTCTGCgcttcagtttcttttctgGCCTTCGCATTCTTCTCTGCTTCTTCTTGTTTCCTTCTCTCTTCCAGTCTCTGCctgtacatacatacatactttatTTGGTGTTCCAGGTTAAAAAAACTGGCAGCCGTTggctgatgtggacctgcaTTACTAATATGCATATTTACAAGtaataaagtaaaaaagaccaaatatgtACAATAtactaatagtaataaaataatgcttattaatgtcaataataataaaaatgaggTGATTTATTTGTGATCAATGaactttccttttcaaaagtgaaattgttAATAAATTTGGAGAGTTGCTTTAGAcgatttttaaacaatatGACATTATCATACTCTTTAACGCTACTAGGAATTGAGTTCCAGATCATAGTTCCTCTGTGTCAAAGAGAAAGTCTGCCTATTTCCTTTTTGGGTCTATCCAGTACCAGTTGTTTAGATCGTCGAGAGTCATACTTTATCGCTTTCACAGAAAACAATTCGGTTATTTGAGCTGGGCCAGCTTGATAAAAGGCTTGATGGACGTATTTTAATATAGCTTTTTTATACATGTATGATAATGGAAGCCAGTTGGCTTTTTGTAGAACATGGGTGTTATCTCGGTTGCGTGGTAGATCGTGAATAAGCCAGGCTGTTTTTGTGTGAATCTCCTCTAATCTATTAAATAGCGGTGCGGTGCATCCACCCCATACTGGAATGCAATAGGAGACCCCTGGTACAACTGTTTTGAAATAGATTTCCTCGAGTACTTTGGGGGGAAGACGTGGCATTCTCATCAAAGCTCCAAGCTTTTTCCTGTAACTCTTGCACAATTTATCAATGTGGGGTGACCAGGACAATTTATTGTCAATTTCGATGCCTAAGCAGCAGGTGGagtttacaaaataaaattctgtTTTCCTCATATCGGAGTTCTTGAAGGGGGCCAATTAGAGGTTTTGTGGACAGGAGCATAGCTTCACTTTTACCATTAAGAATCGAGAGTCTGTTTCTTTGTGACCACAtgtaaatttgtttaaaaattaagtTCAGGCGCTGGGTGACGGTATCAAAATTGTCGCCAATGCAGTAAGCGGTGGTGTCGTCTGCATACATCTCGACCTCGCCTTCGGTAACAGCATTGGGCAGGTCATTTACATAAATTGAGTACAGCCTTGGCCCCAGTAAGGAACCTTGTGGGACTCCGTAATTTATAGGTTTTGTTGAAGAGAATGAGTCATTTACTGTAGTAAACTGAGATCTGTCTTTCAGATAGTCAAGTATCCAGTAATAGGAGTCGCCCATAACTCCAACTGCTTGGAGTTTAAGGGGGAGTAGCTCGTGTGAGATGGTATCAAAGGCCTTCCTGAAGTCGATAAATATCGCTCCAACAGTTTTGTTGTCATCTAACGCAGCTCTCCATCTTTCGGTCATTGAGATTAGCAGGGTTTCGGTTGATCTACCTTTCCGAAATCCCCATTGATTGTTGCTGTAGAGATTGTGTGTCTGAAGGTGCTCGTCGAGCACACGACAGAACTGGCTCTCCAACAGTTATCCGGGCAGACTGAGCATGGAGAGCGGTCTGTAATTTGCTGGATCGAGTTGGTTGCCTTTTTTAAAGATAGCGGCGACGCAAGCCAATTTCCATTTTGATGGAAATCTGGAATTTTTTAGGCTTTTACTGAAAATTGTGTTAAGGCCATCGATTGCAGAATTTCCGGCTACGACGAGATCTTTGGCTTGGATCCCGTCGGGTCCAGCGGCTTTTCTTGGTTTAAGTTTATTTAAGTCACTGGCAAGCTTAAGTTTACAAGTTGAGAGGTCACTGATTGTAGGTGTCACTCTGTTATAGAAGTCGCTCAGATCCGTGGTTTGAGCTTTGTGCTCACAGCGATGGTGTTTATCGGCGAGGTTTTTGCCAACGTTCACGAAAAAGTCGTTAATAAGCTCAGCCTTTCCTGTTTTGCTTGTAATAAGTTCAGATGATGATGAGTGCTGCATCGGGCcaatttgtttgtgtttttggtGCAAGTTCATTACCTCGGTGACTGTATTCCAGaaatcttttgcatttttggctTTCTTAAACTGATTCAGTCAGAATGTGGATTCGGCTTCGCGTAACATCTTAGTCActttgtttcttgttcttttgtACTCTTCCCAAAAGGCAGATGTGTTTCTCGTACCGTcgcattttcttaataatttgTATCGTTTATTCATTTCCTTTCTGATTTCTCCAGTGACCCAGGGGAGGCTTTTCTTCCTAATTTTGGCTATTCGGGTGGGTATGTGTGTGTCGAGCATGTCTTTGAAAAGAAGTTCCCAGGCGTGAGTAACATCGTCTATATCGTCGAAAAGCGACGTGACCCACCACGGTACATCATGTAGATCTTCTTGAAGAGATTTTTCATTGAGTCCCCTATAGTTTCGTACTCTTTTGATTGAGAAACCAGGgcttttagttttcattttataagTGACGAAAATCGTCTTGTGGTCCGCGATACTTAGATCTAAAACGCCTGAGTTGGATACCTTGGACACTGGATTGTTTACAATAGCGAGGTCGATTGTTGACTTGGTTGATTGAGTCACCCTGGCTGGGTTGCTAATTACGTTTTTACAGCGGTGTGAATATAAGGTAGCGAGAAGTTTCTTTCCCATGGGGTTTGAAGTGGCCATGGAATTAGCATTTGACACATCGGCGTTGAAATCACCTACAGTGACAAGATTTTTCCGCGTCATTTGCACTTTGCCAAGTATTTCATCGAATTTATTGAAGAAGGAGGAGTCATCAGGAGGTCTATACAAACAGCGGATTAAAAGACGTTGTGAGTTCAGAATAAGTTCGGCCCAGATTGCTTCGATGtcatctttcatttttcatgagCTCGTCTAATGCATGAAATAAACTCCTTGTTGAAGTCCATGGCATGGATCTTCCCATCTTCAGCAGCCACGGCATCTTTCACTTGTCTGATGCCATTCAGTGACTCTGGAGTCAAAAGTGTCCTGTTTGTTCCAATTGCCTGCTTGTTGACTGACAGACTCCTTTCAACATCAGCATTAGCATGGGAGAGCGTGAGCACAGCTTTAATTAGCTTCTTCAGGTATGGAAACATCTCAGTGCCTGACAGGGTCTTCTTCTGAAATACTTTGGCCCAGTAATGATCAATGCGAGTACTTCCAGTTTCATCAGTCTTGTACCAGTCTTCTGGAATCTCTTGGTGTTGGTAGAGCTTCCACTCATCAACTACTGATGGGATCTGATCATCCTTGATTACTTGAGGCAACTTCTGTGCTATCCTTCTAATACAGCGTTCACCACATTCTACCTCCTGCATCTTAGGGTGAAGGACTGTCAAATCACGTACAAACGTATCGCCAATGGGGAGACGGGTCACTAAGTACTTGGTTGTACTTTGAAGAAAAGCCCTCACTCCTTGCAGAGGAATCTTCTGCTGGTTAGGCTCGAGAGTAGACAGTGTTGTCCGAGTTTGTTCCCCAATTTCCATTCTGCTGTTAGGTAGTTGAAGGTCAGTACTCTACATATCTACCTGCACTAGCTTCTTGGAACTTCACTCGGCTACTTCAGATTTCATGAATCGCAGCATCAGCTTTCTTGCCAATTGGAGGCATTCATCATGAAGTACATGGATGAGTGGTTCCTGACGCTGGAATGTGGCCAGGATTCCATCGAATACTGGCTTCACACTGATAAGGAACTGCATCTGCATGAGGACATCCTTCCCTTGTATGGCTTTGCAAATCCTTCGGGAACTTTCGTTTTGGTCAAGGACCTTTCCAGTTTTCTCTTCCCTAGCCGCCTTTGGAAGTTCCTTCAGGAAATATGAACGGATAGGCTCCCAGTTGTTGACTATCCTAGTCAAGGCTGGAATTAGCGTCAACCATCTGCAATTAACATGGCGAAGGAAGAGTTGCTCATCAAAGCCAAGGTCAGTCTGCGTCTTGAAGTAATCTTCTTTGCGGGCTGGGTGTGCTTTGAACCAGTAGAAGAGATCAATTGCCAGTTGCTCAGCTAGCTGACCATACTCGGACAATCCATACTTGAAACCATTATGTACAGCATGAACATTGCACGGCATGCATTCTACAAGACCAGGGAAACCCAAGCTCTTCAAATGATCATTCAGGTACTTCCAAATTGTCTTATTCACATTTGGACCATCCGAACCCATACTTAGAAACTGCTCTTTATTCAAACCCACCTCCTCCATGGTTGCATTTATTGAATCTGCGACATCTTGTCCTTTTGCATGGCCAAACATCAGAGCTTTTAGAAAACGTGTCACAACCTCTCCTTTCTTTTCCGACCAAAATCTGATTAGCAAGTCCAACTGTTTCTGGTTTTGCATAGTGACCATTTCATCAAACTGCAGTGTAAATGGGTTGCCTTCTTTCCTAACAGTTTGACACAGcaattgctgaaaatatgGTCCCAAACCATCTGACATCACATATGAAACCTTACTGTGGCCAAGAGAAAAGTCTTGAGTGTAAGGGCGTGGAAACATGAATCGAAATAAGTCTGGCAAATCTTCACAGCTGTTGTAACTGTAGTTGCTTGCTGCTACTTTCATGCACCATGCAGCCTCTGCAACTGTCACTTGATCTGTGTGGCTCCTGCTTTGTAACACAATTGATCCTGGACTTTCTGACGTCGAAAAATGTTTCTGGGTCTTGGCAAATCGCtgatttgctattgttttatGCCCTTTTCCATCAGCATGAGACATGATTTGCTTGAGGCCAGAGTTGCCACATTTGAACGAAGTAGAGCACAATATACATGTCACGGTGTATGGACTTTTATCTTCTTTCAGCCACTGTCCAATACAATGTCCATTCGAATCAGTCTTTTTGAGCCAGCTCTTCTGAAAGTGTGTCTTCCCGTGAGGCATGATTGTCAGTTTAACACTTTACACCCACCAAATAGATGTATGGATCActctagaaaacaaaactccACTGTAAAACAGAGCAACAGACTTAGTTACTCACTGGCTGTTGTTCAAGACTATTTGATCAATAGGTATAGCTAGCCGGAGGATATATATACCTTCATATTTTGTGCACAAAGGTTAGAGGTAAGCTGCATATAAAGGTAGGCAGATGAAGAAGTATGGTGATAGAACAACAGCCAGTGAAAAACTGGTCAACAGTGCACATTCTGAGTAGAAGTTAGAAACATGTTACATTTTCTTGATCTAAAGCCAAGCAGCATGAACTTTCAGACTCTTAGAGAGAATGCCATAGTTAAGTGCTACAAATCTGTAACTTGAACATTTAGATATGTTCAAGTAAGATGAGCACAACTTTGCTCCCTCAATCATTGGGAAAATTATACTGAATACCAGGATAAAACCAAGTTACTCACCTGGGACTGATAGAAGTTGAAGGATCCTCCCATGCTTCATAATTCCACACCGGACAACCGCATCACAAAGAAACATGCAGTTTGACCAGGTAGGGCAAATGTAGAACCCATGCCAAGCACTTTCAATGACATCAGTGGTGCTCGACCATCatagaaaggaaaaaagtagggatttttaggggaaaatgaaaagaaagctgaAAAAGTAGGGTTTTTTAGGGCAAGTGAAAATATTTAGGGATTTTTAGGAATTTTAGGGCCACCAACATGCCTGCAATCACCCAGAACAAACACTTTAGCGCTTGCCTTTCTCTTTTCGATCTGGGCAAAGTCAGAGTCGTGTGACCCCTGGTTAAAAACTTATGGTTAAGGATATCATAGACCCTGCTGAGGTGAAGTTCATTGCACAAGCCAACGATggttaagtttttgttttgcccaCCACATCCATCGTAAAAAAGACACCAAAGACTTAGCACCCGTGGGGTAGACCTGAAAGAAATGCTTAAGACAAGAGGCAACCTCAGCTGATCCATGCTTTGCTATGGTCTCATCCCACCTATACATGTATCCTTTATCTGCAACACAATCATGTATTCCAAAGTTGTACGTCCAAAGTTGACGTGCATAGAACACATCATTGTGTTGCAGGTTAGGGGTAGGAAGATTCTGTTGAAAGTCGAAGGAAATCATGTCCACAGCATCTACCGAAGAAAAGGCAGCCGAACCTAAAGGACATGACTTGCCGGACGAGATGGCGCTAGCTGCCTTTCTATCGCCtcgcataataataataataataacggtTAATTTACAGTATTCCAACAAAAGAGAGGCTCTTACAACTGTAAATGCTATCTACACtatcaaaaataaaactatctaaaatattaataacataTAAAGATAAAATTGATAAGAACAATAATATCAAGACATGTTGACAACTATTTCACTCTGTTGCTAAGACATTTCTTAAGAGAGCGACAAAAGCCGTTATAGTCCTTAATGTTCCTTAACGCTGATGgcaatttattaaaaatagAAGCAGCACTGTGCTGAAATGTCCCGGTTTCTTTTGGTACTAATAGCAATGGCACTTCTGACGATCTCAAATTATGTGTATGTACATTGTGTAGTTCCAACTTTAAGTATTCTGGAAAATCACTGCTATGGATCGCCTTGTGAGTAAGTTTAAGGATATTAAAGTCTCTCCTCTCGCTTATTGGTAACCAGTTCAGGTAGGCAAGATCCTCGGGACCTGCATACTTTCTAAGGACAAATCCTGCATGGTCTGATATCCCTTGTCTGCCATATCCTGGTGATCCGCCAGCTGCTGAAGCACACCCATGTCGTGCAGATCAGATGTAATGACAAGATTAAGTTTTTCACAATTGACACAGG
This window harbors:
- the LOC141860950 gene encoding uncharacterized protein LOC141860950; translation: MLCYSIVEESSKNLNYGSYVKQRDDGKIGRRRKLSNFQEFIMVLVKLRLGLFNQYLAYRFKVSENTVSLIFRTWIRFLRVELEPLICLPPREVLRQHMPPIFKLHYPKTALIIDCTEFEMERPSSLDNQSACYSQYKSRTTMKALIGITASGVTVFASELYPGSISDKEIVKKSGLLEILQPGDEIMADKGFLIKDELASVGVTLVLPKFLPGKKQFNKEEAAHNKKVASLRVHVERCMERIKNWHILDRKLTITSASLA